From one Papio anubis isolate 15944 chromosome 12, Panubis1.0, whole genome shotgun sequence genomic stretch:
- the PHLDB1 gene encoding pleckstrin homology-like domain family B member 1 isoform X15: protein MCAWRAKAAAERTPARPGRSLATAMHRSGRGRGRGRPPGTQELWSLRTMDTLNRNQIGPGCKTQTMVQKGPLDLIETGKGLKVQTDKPHLVSLGSGRLSTAITLLPLEEGRTVIGSAARDISLQGPGLAPEHCYIENLRGTLTLYPCGNACTIDGLPVRQPTRLTQGCMLCLGQSTFLRFNHPAEAKWMKSMIPAGGRAPGPPYSPVPAESESLVNGNHTPQPATRGPSACASHSSLVSSIEKDLQEIMDSLVLEEPGAAGKKPATTSPLSPMANGGRYLLSPPTSPGAMSVGSSYENTSPAFSPLSSPASSGSCASHSPSGQEPGPSVPPLVPARSSSYHLALQPPQSRPSGARSESPRLSRKGGHERPPSPGLRGLLTDSPAATVLAEARRATESPRLGGQLPVVAISLSEYPASGALSQPTSIPGSPKFQPPVPAPRNKIGTLQDRPPSPFREPPGSERVLTTSPSRQLVGRTFSDGLATRTLQPPESPRLGRRGLDSMRELPPLSPSLSRRALSPLPTRTTPDPKLSREVAESPRPRRWAAHGASPEDFSLTLGARGRRTRSPSPTLGESLAPRKGSFSGRLSPAYSLGSLTGASPCQSPCVQRKLSSGDLRVPVTRERKNSITEISDNEDDLLEYHRRQRQERLREQEMERLERQRLETILNLCAEYSRADGGSEAGELPSIGEATVALALAGRRPSRGLAGASGRSSEEPGIATQRLWESMERSDEENLKEECSSTESTQQEHEDTPSTKLQGEVLALEEERAQVLGRVEQLKVRVKELEQQLQESAREAEMERALLQGEREAERALLQKEQKAVDQLQEKLVALETGIQKERDKERAELAAGRRHLEARQALYAELQTQLDNCPESVREQLQEQLRREAEALETETKLFEDLEFQQLERESRVEEERELAGQGLLRSKAELLRSITKRKERLAVLDSQAGQIRAQAVQESERLARDKNASLQLLQKEKEKLTVLERRYHSLTGGRPFPKTTSTLKEVYRSKMDGEATSPLPRTRSGPLPSSSGSSSSSSQLSVATLGRSPSPKSALLTQNGTGSLPRNLAATLQDIETKRQLALQQKVESLPAEPLPTDDPAGQQVIEEQRRRLAELKQKAAAEAQCQWDALHGAAPFPAGPSGFPTLMHHSILHHLPAGRERGEEGEHAYDTLSLESSDSMETSISTGGNSACSPDNMSSASGLDMGKIEEMEKMLKEAHAEKNRLMESREREMELRRQALEEERRRREQVERRLQSESARRQQLVEKEVKMREKQFSQARPLTRYLPIRKEDFDLKTHIESSGHGVDTCLHVVLSSKVCRGYLVKMGGKIKSWKKRWFVFDRLKRTLSYYVDKHETKLKGVIYFQAIEEVYYDHLRSAAKKRFFRFTMVTESPNPALTFCVKTHDRLYYMVAPSAEAMRIWMDVIVTGAEGYTQFMN from the exons ATGTGCGCCTGGAGGGCAAAGGCGGCGGCCGAGAGGACCCCAGCTCGGCCTGGCAGGTCTCTGGCCACAGCCATGCACCGCTCGGGCCGAGGCCGAGGCCGAGGCCGACCCCCAGGGACACAG GAGCTCTGGAGCCTTAGGACCATGGACACTCTCAACAGGAACCAAATAGGCCCTGGATGCAAGACCCAGACCATGGTGCAG AAAGGACCCTTGGACCTGATCGAGACAGGCAAAGGGCTGAAAGTGCAAACGGACAAACCCCACCTGGTGAGCCTGGGCAGTGGGCGACTCAGCACAGCCATCACCCTCCTGCCGCTGGAGGAAG GGAGGACGGTGATTGGCTCTGCAGCCAGAGACATCTCACTACAGGGCCCAGGCCTGGCTCCAGAGCACTGCTACATCGAGAACCTGCGGGGCACCCTCACCCTCTACCCCTGTGGCAATGCCTGCACTATTGATGGTCTCCCTGTCCGGCAGCCTACCCGGCTCACTCAGG GCTGCATGTTGTGCCTGGGTCAGTCCACCTTCCTTCGCTTTAACCACCCGGCTGAAGCCAAGTGGATGAAAAGCATGATTCCAGCAGGGGGCCGAGCTCCTGGGCCCCCCTACAGCCCTGTTCCTG CAGAATCAGAAAGTCTGGTAAATGGGAACCACACCCCACAGCCTGCAACACGGGGACCCTCGGCCTGTGCCAGCCACAGTTCCCTGGTGAGCTCTATTGAGAAGGACCTGCAAGAGATCATGGACTCACTGGTGCTAGAGGAGCCTGGAGCTGCTGGCAAGAAGCCTGCCACAACCTCTCCACTGTCGCCGATGGCTAATGGTGGGCGCTACCTGCTGTCTCCCCCAACCAGCCCTGGTGCCATGTCTGTGGGCTCCAGCTATGAGAACACCTCTCCAGCCTTCTCTCCACTCTCTTCACCAGCCAGCAGTGGAAGCTGTGCCAGTCACTCACCCAGTGGGCAAGAGCCAGGACCTTCTGTGCCCCCACTGGTACCTGCCCGTTCCTCCAGCTACCATCTGGCCCTGCAGCCCCCACAGTCCCGCCCAAGTGGTGCTCGCTCTGAGAGTCCTCGGCTGAGCAGGAAAGGGGGCCATGAGAGgcctcccagccctggcctccgGGGTCTGCTAACAGACAGCCCTGCAGCTACTGTGTTGGCGGAGGCCCGGAGAGCCACTGAGAGCCCCCGGCTGGGTGGGCAGCTGCCTGTGGTGGCCATCAGCCTGAGTGAATACCCAGCTTCTGGTGCTCTCAGTCAACCCACCAGCATTCCTGGCAGCCCTAAGTTCCAGCCTCCAGTCCCTGCTCCCCGAAACAAGATTGGCACACTCCAGGACCGCCCTCCCAGCCCTTTCCGTGAGCCTCCAGGCAGTGAGCGGGTGCTAACAACTAGCCCCTCACGCCAACTGGTGGGCCGAACATTTTCAGATGGGTTAGCCACCCGTACCCTGCAGCCTCCTGAGAGTCCCCGCCTGGGCCGGCGGGGCCTGGACAGTATGCGAGAACTACCCCCCTTAAGTCCATCTCTGTCCCGGCGAGCCCTCTCCCCACTGCCCACCCGGACCACCCCAGATCCCAAGCTAAGCAGGGAAGTGGCAGAGAGTCCTCGGCCCCGGCGCTGGGCAGCCCATGGGGCTTCACCAGAGGACTTCTCCCTGACGCTGGGGGCACGGGGCCGTAGGACACGGAGCCCCTCACCCACACTGGGTGAGTCTCTGGCACCCCGCAAGGGCAGCTTCAGTGGCAGGCTGAGCCCAGCCTACAGTCTGGGCTCTCTTACTGGGGCTTCACCCTGCCAAAGTCCCTGTGTCCAGAGGAAGCTCTCCAGCGGGGACTTGCGGGTGCCTGTCACAAGGGAGCGGAAAAATAGCATCACAGAGATCAGTGACAATGAGGACGACCTCCTGGAGTACCACCGGCGACAGCGCCAAGAGCGGCTCCGGGAGCAGGAGATGGAGAGGCTG GAACGCCAGCGCCTGGAGACCATCCTGAACCTGTGTGCCGAATACAGCCGGGCTGATGGGGGATCTGAGGCCGGGGAGCTCCCCAGCATTGGGGAGGCCACCGTAGCATTGGCACTGGCAGGCCGGAGGCCCTCACGAGGCCTTGCAGGGGCCTCTGGGCGGAGCAGCGAGGAGCCTGGAATTGCCACCCAACGCCTGTGGGAGAGTATGGAGCGCTCAGATGAGGAAAATCTCAAGGAGGAGTGCAGCAGCACTGAGAGCACCCAGCAGGAG CATGAAGACACACCTAGCACCAAGCTCCAGGGAGAGGTGCTAGCCCTGGAAGAGGAGCGGGCTCAGGTGCTGGGGCGCGTGGAGCAGCTCAAGGTCCGTGTGAAGGAGCTAGAGCAGCAGCTGCAGGAGTCAGCCCGAGAG GCCGAAATGGAGCGAGCACTgctgcagggagagagggaggcagagcgGGCACTGCTGCAGAAGGAGCAGAAGGCAGTGGATCAACTGCAGGAGAAGCTGGTGGCCTTGGAGACAGGCATCCAGAAGGAGAGGGACAAG GAGAGGGCGGAGCTGGCCGCGGGACGGAGGCACCTGGAGGCCCGCCAGGCGCTCTACGCCGAGCTCCAGACGCAGCTCGATAACTGCCCCGAGTCAGTGCGGGAACAGTTACAGGAGCAGCTGAGAAGG GAGGCAGAGGCCCTGGAGACTGAGACAAAGCTCTTTGAGGACTTGGAGTTCCAGCAGTTGGAGCGGGAGAGCCGCGTGGAGGAGGAGCGTGAGCTGGCCGGTCAGGGGCTGCTCCGGAGCAAGGCTGAGCTGCTCCGCAGCATCACCAAGAGGAAG GAGCGCCTGGCCGTCCTGGACAGTCAGGCTGGGCAGATCCGGGCTCAGGCCGTGCAAGAGTCAGAACGCCTGGCCCGGGACAAGAATGCCTCCTTACAGCTGCTGCAAAAG GAGAAGGAGAAACTGACTGTGCTGGAAAGGAGATACCACTCACTCACGGGGGGCAGGCCTTTCCCGAAGACTACATCGACCCTCAAAGAG GTTTACCGCTCCAAGATGGATGGCGAGGCCACTAGCCCCCTTCCCCGGACCCGCAGcggccccctcccctcctcctctggctcttcctcctcctcctcccagctcaGCGTGGCTACCCTGGGGCGTAGCCCCTCCCCAAAG AGCGCTCTACTCACCCAGAATGGCACGGGCAGCCTTCCTCGCAACCTGGCAGCCACGCTGCAGGACATCGAGACCAAGCGCCAACTAGCTCTGCAACAGAAGG TCGAGTCGCTTCCCGCCGAGCCCCTCCCAACCGACGACCCAGCAG GACAACAGGTGATTGAAGAGCAACGGCGGCGACTGGCTGAGCTGAAGCAGAAAGCGGCAGCTGAGGCACAGTGCCAGTGGGATGCCCTGCACGGGGCAGCCCCCTTCCCAGCGGGCCCCTCGGGCTTCCCCACTCTCATGCACCACTCTATCCTACACCACCTGCCTGCGGGGCGGGAGCGTGGGGAGGAGGGTGAGCACGCCTACGATACACTGAGTCTGGAGAGCTCTGACAGCATGGAGACCAGCATCTCCACTGGGGGCAACTCGGCCTGCTCCCCTGACAACATGTCCAG tGCGAGTGGTCTGGACATGGGGAAGATCGAGGAGATGGAGAAGATGCTGAAAGAGGCTCACGCAGAGAAGAACCGGCTCATGGAGTCGAGG GAGCGGGAGATGGAGCTGCGGcggcaggccctggaggaggagcGGCGGAGGCGTGAGCAGGTAGAACGGAGGCTACAGAGTGAGAGTGCCCGGAGGCAGCAGCTGGTGGAGAAGGAGGTCAAGATGCGGGAGAAACAATTTTCCCAG GCACGACCCCTGACCCGCTACCTGCCAATCCGGAAGGAGGACTTTGACTTGAAGACACATATTGAGTCATCAGGCCATGGTGTTGATACCTGCCTGCACGTGGTGCTCAGCAGCAAG GTCTGCCGTGGCTACTTAGTCAAGATGGGCGGCAAGATTAAATCATGGAAGAAGCGCTGGTTTGTCTTCGACCGGCTCAAGCGCACCCTTTCCTATTATGTGG
- the PHLDB1 gene encoding pleckstrin homology-like domain family B member 1 isoform X26: protein MCAWRAKAAAERTPARPGRSLATAMHRSGRGRGRGRPPGTQELWSLRTMDTLNRNQIGPGCKTQTMVQKGPLDLIETGKGLKVQTDKPHLVSLGSGRLSTAITLLPLEEGRTVIGSAARDISLQGPGLAPEHCYIENLRGTLTLYPCGNACTIDGLPVRQPTRLTQGCMLCLGQSTFLRFNHPAEAKWMKSMIPAGGRAPGPPYSPVPAESESLVNGNHTPQPATRGPSACASHSSLVSSIEKDLQEIMDSLVLEEPGAAGKKPATTSPLSPMANGGRYLLSPPTSPGAMSVGSSYENTSPAFSPLSSPASSGSCASHSPSGQEPGPSVPPLVPARSSSYHLALQPPQSRPSGARSESPRLSRKGGHERPPSPGLRGLLTDSPAATVLAEARRATESPRLGGQLPVVAISLSEYPASGALSQPTSIPGSPKFQPPVPAPRNKIGTLQDRPPSPFREPPGSERVLTTSPSRQLVGRTFSDGLATRTLQPPESPRLGRRGLDSMRELPPLSPSLSRRALSPLPTRTTPDPKLSREVAESPRPRRWAAHGASPEDFSLTLGARGRRTRSPSPTLGESLAPRKGSFSGRLSPAYSLGSLTGASPCQSPCVQRKLSSGDLRVPVTRERKNSITEISDNEDDLLEYHRRQRQERLREQEMERLERQRLETILNLCAEYSRADGGSEAGELPSIGEATVALALAGRRPSRGLAGASGRSSEEPGIATQRLWESMERSDEENLKEECSSTESTQQEHEDTPSTKLQGEVLALEEERAQVLGRVEQLKVRVKELEQQLQESAREAEMERALLQGEREAERALLQKEQKAVDQLQEKLVALETGIQKERDKEAEALETETKLFEDLEFQQLERESRVEEERELAGQGLLRSKAELLRSITKRKERLAVLDSQAGQIRAQAVQESERLARDKNASLQLLQKEKEKLTVLERRYHSLTGGRPFPKTTSTLKEVYRSKMDGEATSPLPRTRSGPLPSSSGSSSSSSQLSVATLGRSPSPKSALLTQNGTGSLPRNLAATLQDIETKRQLALQQKGQQVIEEQRRRLAELKQKAAAEAQCQWDALHGAAPFPAGPSGFPTLMHHSILHHLPAGRERGEEGEHAYDTLSLESSDSMETSISTGGNSACSPDNMSSASGLDMGKIEEMEKMLKEAHAEKNRLMESREREMELRRQALEEERRRREQVERRLQSESARRQQLVEKEVKMREKQFSQARPLTRYLPIRKEDFDLKTHIESSGHGVDTCLHVVLSSKVCRGYLVKMGGKIKSWKKRWFVFDRLKRTLSYYVDKHETKLKGVIYFQAIEEVYYDHLRSAAKSPNPALTFCVKTHDRLYYMVAPSAEAMRIWMDVIVTGAEGYTQFMN, encoded by the exons ATGTGCGCCTGGAGGGCAAAGGCGGCGGCCGAGAGGACCCCAGCTCGGCCTGGCAGGTCTCTGGCCACAGCCATGCACCGCTCGGGCCGAGGCCGAGGCCGAGGCCGACCCCCAGGGACACAG GAGCTCTGGAGCCTTAGGACCATGGACACTCTCAACAGGAACCAAATAGGCCCTGGATGCAAGACCCAGACCATGGTGCAG AAAGGACCCTTGGACCTGATCGAGACAGGCAAAGGGCTGAAAGTGCAAACGGACAAACCCCACCTGGTGAGCCTGGGCAGTGGGCGACTCAGCACAGCCATCACCCTCCTGCCGCTGGAGGAAG GGAGGACGGTGATTGGCTCTGCAGCCAGAGACATCTCACTACAGGGCCCAGGCCTGGCTCCAGAGCACTGCTACATCGAGAACCTGCGGGGCACCCTCACCCTCTACCCCTGTGGCAATGCCTGCACTATTGATGGTCTCCCTGTCCGGCAGCCTACCCGGCTCACTCAGG GCTGCATGTTGTGCCTGGGTCAGTCCACCTTCCTTCGCTTTAACCACCCGGCTGAAGCCAAGTGGATGAAAAGCATGATTCCAGCAGGGGGCCGAGCTCCTGGGCCCCCCTACAGCCCTGTTCCTG CAGAATCAGAAAGTCTGGTAAATGGGAACCACACCCCACAGCCTGCAACACGGGGACCCTCGGCCTGTGCCAGCCACAGTTCCCTGGTGAGCTCTATTGAGAAGGACCTGCAAGAGATCATGGACTCACTGGTGCTAGAGGAGCCTGGAGCTGCTGGCAAGAAGCCTGCCACAACCTCTCCACTGTCGCCGATGGCTAATGGTGGGCGCTACCTGCTGTCTCCCCCAACCAGCCCTGGTGCCATGTCTGTGGGCTCCAGCTATGAGAACACCTCTCCAGCCTTCTCTCCACTCTCTTCACCAGCCAGCAGTGGAAGCTGTGCCAGTCACTCACCCAGTGGGCAAGAGCCAGGACCTTCTGTGCCCCCACTGGTACCTGCCCGTTCCTCCAGCTACCATCTGGCCCTGCAGCCCCCACAGTCCCGCCCAAGTGGTGCTCGCTCTGAGAGTCCTCGGCTGAGCAGGAAAGGGGGCCATGAGAGgcctcccagccctggcctccgGGGTCTGCTAACAGACAGCCCTGCAGCTACTGTGTTGGCGGAGGCCCGGAGAGCCACTGAGAGCCCCCGGCTGGGTGGGCAGCTGCCTGTGGTGGCCATCAGCCTGAGTGAATACCCAGCTTCTGGTGCTCTCAGTCAACCCACCAGCATTCCTGGCAGCCCTAAGTTCCAGCCTCCAGTCCCTGCTCCCCGAAACAAGATTGGCACACTCCAGGACCGCCCTCCCAGCCCTTTCCGTGAGCCTCCAGGCAGTGAGCGGGTGCTAACAACTAGCCCCTCACGCCAACTGGTGGGCCGAACATTTTCAGATGGGTTAGCCACCCGTACCCTGCAGCCTCCTGAGAGTCCCCGCCTGGGCCGGCGGGGCCTGGACAGTATGCGAGAACTACCCCCCTTAAGTCCATCTCTGTCCCGGCGAGCCCTCTCCCCACTGCCCACCCGGACCACCCCAGATCCCAAGCTAAGCAGGGAAGTGGCAGAGAGTCCTCGGCCCCGGCGCTGGGCAGCCCATGGGGCTTCACCAGAGGACTTCTCCCTGACGCTGGGGGCACGGGGCCGTAGGACACGGAGCCCCTCACCCACACTGGGTGAGTCTCTGGCACCCCGCAAGGGCAGCTTCAGTGGCAGGCTGAGCCCAGCCTACAGTCTGGGCTCTCTTACTGGGGCTTCACCCTGCCAAAGTCCCTGTGTCCAGAGGAAGCTCTCCAGCGGGGACTTGCGGGTGCCTGTCACAAGGGAGCGGAAAAATAGCATCACAGAGATCAGTGACAATGAGGACGACCTCCTGGAGTACCACCGGCGACAGCGCCAAGAGCGGCTCCGGGAGCAGGAGATGGAGAGGCTG GAACGCCAGCGCCTGGAGACCATCCTGAACCTGTGTGCCGAATACAGCCGGGCTGATGGGGGATCTGAGGCCGGGGAGCTCCCCAGCATTGGGGAGGCCACCGTAGCATTGGCACTGGCAGGCCGGAGGCCCTCACGAGGCCTTGCAGGGGCCTCTGGGCGGAGCAGCGAGGAGCCTGGAATTGCCACCCAACGCCTGTGGGAGAGTATGGAGCGCTCAGATGAGGAAAATCTCAAGGAGGAGTGCAGCAGCACTGAGAGCACCCAGCAGGAG CATGAAGACACACCTAGCACCAAGCTCCAGGGAGAGGTGCTAGCCCTGGAAGAGGAGCGGGCTCAGGTGCTGGGGCGCGTGGAGCAGCTCAAGGTCCGTGTGAAGGAGCTAGAGCAGCAGCTGCAGGAGTCAGCCCGAGAG GCCGAAATGGAGCGAGCACTgctgcagggagagagggaggcagagcgGGCACTGCTGCAGAAGGAGCAGAAGGCAGTGGATCAACTGCAGGAGAAGCTGGTGGCCTTGGAGACAGGCATCCAGAAGGAGAGGGACAAG GAGGCAGAGGCCCTGGAGACTGAGACAAAGCTCTTTGAGGACTTGGAGTTCCAGCAGTTGGAGCGGGAGAGCCGCGTGGAGGAGGAGCGTGAGCTGGCCGGTCAGGGGCTGCTCCGGAGCAAGGCTGAGCTGCTCCGCAGCATCACCAAGAGGAAG GAGCGCCTGGCCGTCCTGGACAGTCAGGCTGGGCAGATCCGGGCTCAGGCCGTGCAAGAGTCAGAACGCCTGGCCCGGGACAAGAATGCCTCCTTACAGCTGCTGCAAAAG GAGAAGGAGAAACTGACTGTGCTGGAAAGGAGATACCACTCACTCACGGGGGGCAGGCCTTTCCCGAAGACTACATCGACCCTCAAAGAG GTTTACCGCTCCAAGATGGATGGCGAGGCCACTAGCCCCCTTCCCCGGACCCGCAGcggccccctcccctcctcctctggctcttcctcctcctcctcccagctcaGCGTGGCTACCCTGGGGCGTAGCCCCTCCCCAAAG AGCGCTCTACTCACCCAGAATGGCACGGGCAGCCTTCCTCGCAACCTGGCAGCCACGCTGCAGGACATCGAGACCAAGCGCCAACTAGCTCTGCAACAGAAGG GACAACAGGTGATTGAAGAGCAACGGCGGCGACTGGCTGAGCTGAAGCAGAAAGCGGCAGCTGAGGCACAGTGCCAGTGGGATGCCCTGCACGGGGCAGCCCCCTTCCCAGCGGGCCCCTCGGGCTTCCCCACTCTCATGCACCACTCTATCCTACACCACCTGCCTGCGGGGCGGGAGCGTGGGGAGGAGGGTGAGCACGCCTACGATACACTGAGTCTGGAGAGCTCTGACAGCATGGAGACCAGCATCTCCACTGGGGGCAACTCGGCCTGCTCCCCTGACAACATGTCCAG tGCGAGTGGTCTGGACATGGGGAAGATCGAGGAGATGGAGAAGATGCTGAAAGAGGCTCACGCAGAGAAGAACCGGCTCATGGAGTCGAGG GAGCGGGAGATGGAGCTGCGGcggcaggccctggaggaggagcGGCGGAGGCGTGAGCAGGTAGAACGGAGGCTACAGAGTGAGAGTGCCCGGAGGCAGCAGCTGGTGGAGAAGGAGGTCAAGATGCGGGAGAAACAATTTTCCCAG GCACGACCCCTGACCCGCTACCTGCCAATCCGGAAGGAGGACTTTGACTTGAAGACACATATTGAGTCATCAGGCCATGGTGTTGATACCTGCCTGCACGTGGTGCTCAGCAGCAAG GTCTGCCGTGGCTACTTAGTCAAGATGGGCGGCAAGATTAAATCATGGAAGAAGCGCTGGTTTGTCTTCGACCGGCTCAAGCGCACCCTTTCCTATTATGTGG